GCGAGCATCGTGTACGTCGTAGACACTTCCGTATCCTGCTTCCGGGACTTCGCAGCCATCAGCAACAAGTTGGGCGGAGAGGAGTTCTTTCCCGGCGTCATCGTGCAGCCGGTCGGTGACACGCCCGGGACTCCCAAGGAGCAGGTGCTCTGCCAGGTGCTGAGCGAGCGCGTGTCCGACGCGGTAATCCCGGAAGACTGCCGCCTGATGCTGGCGCGGCTGAGCGGGGGGGTAGTGAGAGAACTGCTCAGGCTGGCTCAACATGCCGTTTTCTTCGGAAAGGGCACGGTCAGCCGGGATTCAATCGAACGGGCCGCAATGAAGGTGTTCAACTCGTTCAACTTCTCGGCCGCGGACGTCGCCGTGCTGCGGGCGGTGCTGAATGACCGCGACTGGCACCCGGCGACCGACGACGAGGAGGCCACCTTTTTCTCACTGCTGCGGCAGCCGGCTGTGTTCCAGTACCGCAACGGAGACCGTAAGTGGCACAGGCCGTACCCGGTGTTCATCCCCTGGCTGCAGAAGCTCGGCTAGAGCTCGCGCAGCGGCTCGAACTAGACAATCTGATTCGGCGTATGCGCCTGCATGTCGGGCAGGGCGGCATCTTCCTGGCCGCAGTCACCGACGATGCAACTCGGGCCCTGGTTCAGGCTCGAATCCGGGCCGGGCTTGCCGACCTCGAGTGGCTGGACCTGTCGCTCACCGGCGACGATCCGCTGAGTGAGGCGGCGCGGATTCGAGAGGCCCGTGGAACCAGCGAAGCCATTTTCGCCGCTGACCTGCGCGGCCTTGACGAGAAACGTGAGCGGCGCGCGCTGGTCAACCTGAACACACGGCGCGAATACGTGCCCGACAAGCACGTCCTCCTGCTCATCTGGTGCCGGCCGGGCCAGTTGCGGCACGTGTCCGACACGGCCAAGGATTTCTGGAGCTTCCGGACCGACGTTGCCCGTTTCGGCGTCATGCCCGACCATGCCGGCAAGGGGACGTCCTTGCCTGCGGTCATGGAGAAGGAGCTGGCCGAAGCGCGTGCGGCGCTGGTCCGTGCCCGTAACACAAGGAACCCTGCCCCGTCGCTGCTGCCGTCGCTTCAATTCCGACTCGCCGAACTCCTGTCCGACGCCGGTCGCCCGGATGAGGCGC
This window of the bacterium genome carries:
- a CDS encoding tetratricopeptide repeat protein: MAQAVPGVHPLAAEARLELAQRLELDNLIRRMRLHVGQGGIFLAAVTDDATRALVQARIRAGLADLEWLDLSLTGDDPLSEAARIREARGTSEAIFAADLRGLDEKRERRALVNLNTRREYVPDKHVLLLIWCRPGQLRHVSDTAKDFWSFRTDVARFGVMPDHAGKGTSLPAVMEKELAEARAALVRARNTRNPAPSLLPSLQFRLAELLSDAGRPDEALEHYLPAVDAYRRLDDKRNLGAVLGNIGLIYSARGEPDQALKYLEEALATYREIGYQQGVASDLGNIGLIYSDKGEPDKALRYLEEALAIHREIGYQRGVASALGNIGNIYIVKGEPDKALK